A DNA window from Methanobrevibacter sp. contains the following coding sequences:
- a CDS encoding cobaltochelatase subunit CobN: MGLLLFSLNFAFAETNETADEVISAPCDIDEVQVSSAISDVQSSHVNRSVLSSTKNVINVNVKHHYNETANSWDEDGYNLAGATVKLYDSNHKLISTHKTDSKGFVSIKNLKSIKYYVEVSYADYEPQKSKILDFSKNSGTLNGVFDFIPDILLLVDYKSHKEKINVLMNMSKRIAYIDTGKYDTSREWLAEHAQFIHIDMFAEGAYATFTAEKLKKLLSVSPANARYNVAYTFGVYNGGILDSTGLHIVGADPKNNTYHTIENTYVGSYFQAEKINSSDILQHNMKNYLKYIYYLINPSKYANPTLNDSNSPQMGPECGFYHPDIGIFTIYPEGKLINQWIRTNPGYNCDGIGSLNWMIQNYQDWFANILDPTNLFVQFENKFINKFSPDKKFIAIATYYCGGDVVDSLIRGYEKVGRPAFNVFKFSTNPSMSSILKKIKNVSKVGISAITSLYSWSLSYANGSAEKDLSDIDLEILKGVNEISKYSHESELGPQVEWTYSVTYPSFEGVFGPVILSYLDEEGKTHVIQPGIDKMVQLSSKWADLKELNNSEKVVAIVLYNYPPGKAEIGASYLDVIQSTYDLLLKLHEEGYSIGNISKMMSIKEFTELLFDNGNKGSWAGGLLNKYVKNNWNELVKHNQLISMDDFIKLTADLPEELYEEMVTQWGAGLGKSMVYKDKNQQYLVIPGVWFGNVFITYQPSRGWEEADLNEVIQNFHDRKLPPHQQYVAFYEWLEKVAKANAVINMGTHGTLEWLPGKNLGVSAGDWAFELTKIPTIYPYIVSNPGEAMVARDRIASMVITHMTPAIVSSGLHGNYTLLNNYITYYKDQVKLNVTSNAEVYKEKILKLAPSLGFRSMSKGESFDKWVDELHLYLENMADDLMTYGLHTLGKVLTGEELSEEVITIVSSQTKIYNQIMEFLYPNLKGKDFYKDVQGDLKYINERHSIESFLKYYTDALVNGSSADKFASLLGINKTGSLYSSLKYAEEVIVKIQNNNEWNAILTALSGGYVKAGLFADPAYGDSIPTGANGYASDPSRMPSHAAYESAVKIVDLLLANYYEKHGKWPEMTALILWGTEISRTEGIGVAEFLYFLGCMPEWAENGKVSGVKLIPLENLTIRLNDGSIVKRPRIDVFASLVTNNKDWIRWMVTATRLAADSGESEKDNYVIKHYNENPTLDRLFGLPGNILEGTGMSTLIPNTADWNKSTVNVVGMNRYLDAVSFAWTIDGDNIVINKQKDTFKYLLTKTELITQNLDSTWRILDSDDYYDWFGGLYNAASILREREGLSRPDTAFVDIRDKNRYVPRTYEEQMEFEIRTTLLNPKYLGPLKGTAAGMNWIAARMQNTFGILTISNNKLNKELGNQMTDTLLGLASSVTSSSTSVGLQSSLAHMFYLGTQGVWDADSKMLEKIANEYMNQVIKYGVACCHHTCKNLEFNMKIIQASSLSPDLKQKFAEILAQATNTDPLYKNENSDVDDGNKNAHELVNGTNDRKQSNSESGKTSAGQDMSEKGNAKSVSQSQGSGASSGDSGAAAYELSQKSTSKSSSSAESSMPIFVVIAIIILIAIFFVGYVRNQKDEDYDDY; the protein is encoded by the coding sequence GTGGGCTTACTTTTATTTTCTTTAAATTTCGCTTTTGCCGAAACAAACGAAACGGCTGATGAGGTCATATCGGCTCCTTGCGATATTGATGAAGTTCAGGTAAGTTCGGCTATTTCAGATGTTCAAAGTTCTCATGTTAACAGATCAGTATTGTCTTCAACTAAGAATGTAATCAATGTTAATGTTAAACACCATTATAATGAAACTGCTAATAGTTGGGATGAGGATGGCTATAACTTAGCTGGAGCAACAGTTAAGCTATATGATTCTAATCATAAGCTAATTTCAACACATAAAACCGATTCGAAAGGATTTGTTTCTATTAAAAATTTAAAATCAATAAAATATTATGTTGAAGTTAGCTATGCTGATTATGAGCCGCAAAAATCTAAAATATTGGACTTTTCTAAAAACTCTGGAACTTTAAATGGAGTATTCGATTTCATTCCGGATATACTGCTGCTGGTTGATTATAAGTCACACAAGGAAAAGATAAATGTTTTGATGAACATGTCTAAAAGAATCGCTTATATCGATACTGGTAAGTATGATACCTCTAGAGAGTGGCTGGCTGAACATGCTCAGTTTATCCATATCGACATGTTTGCTGAAGGTGCATATGCCACATTCACTGCTGAAAAATTGAAGAAATTGCTTTCAGTCTCTCCAGCTAATGCAAGATATAATGTCGCTTATACTTTTGGTGTTTATAATGGAGGTATTTTAGATTCAACAGGATTGCACATTGTTGGTGCAGATCCGAAAAACAATACTTATCATACTATTGAAAATACATATGTAGGTTCTTATTTCCAGGCTGAAAAAATCAATTCCTCAGATATTTTGCAGCATAATATGAAAAACTATCTTAAATATATATATTATTTAATTAATCCATCAAAGTATGCAAATCCGACTCTCAATGATTCTAATTCACCTCAGATGGGTCCTGAATGTGGATTTTATCATCCTGATATAGGTATTTTCACAATATATCCTGAAGGTAAACTGATTAACCAGTGGATTCGTACAAATCCGGGGTATAATTGCGACGGTATTGGGAGTTTAAACTGGATGATTCAAAACTATCAAGATTGGTTTGCAAATATTTTAGATCCTACTAATTTATTTGTTCAGTTTGAAAATAAATTCATTAATAAATTTAGTCCCGACAAGAAGTTCATAGCTATTGCTACTTACTATTGTGGTGGAGATGTAGTTGATTCTTTAATTAGAGGTTATGAAAAGGTTGGTAGACCTGCATTTAATGTTTTTAAATTTTCTACTAATCCTTCAATGTCTTCAATATTGAAAAAAATTAAAAATGTTTCAAAAGTTGGGATATCAGCTATTACTTCATTATATAGTTGGTCTTTAAGTTATGCTAACGGGTCTGCTGAAAAAGATCTATCTGATATTGATTTGGAAATTCTTAAAGGTGTAAATGAAATCTCCAAATATAGTCATGAAAGTGAACTCGGTCCTCAGGTAGAATGGACATATTCTGTAACCTATCCAAGTTTTGAAGGAGTGTTCGGTCCTGTTATTTTATCTTATCTTGATGAGGAGGGTAAAACTCATGTAATTCAACCGGGTATTGATAAAATGGTTCAGCTCAGCAGTAAATGGGCTGACTTAAAGGAGTTGAATAATTCTGAAAAAGTAGTGGCTATTGTTCTTTATAATTATCCGCCTGGTAAGGCTGAAATTGGTGCATCATATCTGGATGTAATTCAAAGTACTTATGATTTACTTCTTAAATTGCATGAAGAAGGTTATTCCATTGGCAATATCAGTAAAATGATGAGTATTAAAGAGTTCACTGAACTGTTATTTGATAATGGGAATAAAGGTTCTTGGGCTGGAGGATTGCTTAATAAGTATGTTAAAAACAACTGGAATGAATTAGTCAAACATAATCAATTAATTTCAATGGATGATTTTATTAAGTTAACTGCTGACCTTCCTGAGGAGTTATATGAAGAAATGGTTACTCAATGGGGAGCAGGTTTAGGCAAATCAATGGTTTATAAAGATAAAAATCAACAATATTTAGTTATTCCTGGAGTTTGGTTCGGCAATGTTTTCATCACTTACCAGCCTAGTAGAGGATGGGAGGAAGCAGATTTAAATGAAGTTATTCAAAATTTCCATGATAGGAAATTGCCTCCTCACCAACAATATGTTGCATTTTATGAATGGCTGGAGAAAGTTGCAAAAGCTAATGCAGTCATCAATATGGGAACTCACGGAACATTGGAATGGTTGCCTGGTAAAAATCTTGGTGTAAGTGCTGGTGACTGGGCATTTGAATTAACTAAAATCCCAACAATATATCCGTATATTGTTTCTAATCCTGGTGAGGCTATGGTTGCAAGAGATAGAATTGCATCAATGGTCATTACACACATGACTCCTGCTATTGTATCTTCTGGATTACATGGTAATTATACTCTTTTAAATAACTATATTACCTATTATAAAGATCAGGTAAAACTTAATGTTACTTCTAATGCCGAAGTATATAAAGAAAAGATTCTCAAATTAGCTCCGTCATTAGGTTTTAGAAGTATGTCTAAAGGCGAATCATTTGATAAATGGGTAGATGAATTACATCTCTATCTTGAAAATATGGCTGATGACTTAATGACATATGGTTTACATACTTTAGGTAAAGTCTTAACCGGTGAAGAATTATCCGAAGAAGTTATCACTATTGTATCTTCTCAAACTAAAATTTATAATCAGATAATGGAGTTCTTATATCCGAATTTGAAGGGTAAAGATTTCTATAAAGATGTTCAGGGTGATTTAAAATACATAAATGAACGTCATTCTATTGAATCATTTTTGAAATATTATACTGACGCTTTAGTTAACGGGTCTTCTGCCGATAAATTTGCTTCACTATTGGGAATAAATAAAACCGGTTCATTATATTCTTCCCTGAAGTATGCAGAAGAAGTAATTGTCAAAATTCAAAATAATAATGAATGGAACGCAATTCTTACTGCATTATCCGGAGGATATGTCAAAGCAGGTTTGTTTGCCGACCCGGCATATGGTGATTCAATTCCAACAGGTGCTAACGGATATGCTTCAGACCCTTCAAGAATGCCGTCACATGCAGCATATGAGTCTGCAGTTAAAATTGTTGATTTGCTGCTTGCCAATTATTATGAAAAACATGGTAAATGGCCTGAAATGACTGCATTGATTTTATGGGGTACTGAAATATCAAGAACTGAAGGAATTGGTGTTGCAGAATTCCTATACTTCTTGGGATGTATGCCTGAGTGGGCTGAAAACGGTAAAGTTTCAGGTGTTAAACTAATTCCATTGGAAAATTTGACTATCCGATTAAATGATGGTTCTATTGTCAAAAGGCCTAGAATTGACGTATTTGCAAGTTTAGTTACCAATAATAAAGATTGGATTAGGTGGATGGTAACCGCTACTAGATTGGCAGCGGATTCCGGTGAAAGTGAAAAGGATAATTATGTTATAAAACATTACAATGAAAATCCTACACTTGACAGATTATTCGGTCTTCCGGGCAACATTCTTGAAGGAACCGGAATGAGCACTCTTATTCCGAATACTGCTGATTGGAATAAATCCACTGTTAATGTAGTTGGAATGAATAGGTATCTTGATGCTGTTTCATTTGCATGGACTATTGATGGGGATAATATTGTTATCAATAAACAAAAAGATACTTTCAAATATCTCCTTACAAAAACTGAATTGATTACACAAAACCTTGATAGTACATGGAGAATTTTAGATTCCGATGATTATTATGATTGGTTTGGTGGTTTGTATAATGCAGCTTCAATTTTAAGAGAAAGAGAAGGTTTAAGCAGACCTGATACTGCATTTGTAGATATTAGGGATAAAAATCGTTATGTTCCTAGAACATATGAGGAACAGATGGAGTTTGAAATCAGAACAACTCTCTTAAATCCAAAATATCTTGGACCTCTTAAAGGAACAGCTGCGGGTATGAACTGGATTGCGGCAAGAATGCAAAACACTTTCGGTATTTTAACTATTAGTAATAATAAGCTAAATAAAGAGTTAGGTAATCAAATGACGGATACTCTTTTAGGTTTGGCCAGCAGTGTCACCAGTTCAAGTACTTCTGTTGGTTTACAGTCTTCCCTTGCGCACATGTTCTATTTGGGAACTCAAGGTGTTTGGGATGCAGATAGCAAAATGCTTGAAAAGATTGCTAATGAATACATGAATCAGGTTATTAAGTATGGTGTTGCATGTTGTCACCACACCTGTAAAAACCTTGAATTCAATATGAAAATTATTCAAGCAAGTTCACTATCTCCTGATTTAAAACAAAAATTTGCAGAGATATTGGCTCAGGCCACTAATACTGATCCATTGTATAAGAATGAAAATTCTGATGTTGATGATGGGAATAAAAATGCCCATGAACTAGTTAATGGAACAAATGATAGAAAACAATCAAATAGTGAATCAGGTAAAACATCTGCTGGACAGGATATGTCTGAGAAAGGTAATGCAAAATCAGTTTCTCAATCTCAGGGTTCAGGAGCTTCTTCAGGAGACTCAGGTGCTGCTGCATATGAGTTGTCTCAGAAGTCTACTTCTAAATCTTCAAGTTCAGCAGAATCTAGCATGCCGATATTTGTTGTAATTGCTATTATTATTTTAATTGCAATCTTCTTTGTTGGATATGTTAGAAACCAGAAAGACGAAGACTATGATGATTATTAA
- a CDS encoding DUF1002 domain-containing protein codes for MGKINIKMIILSIAIIGMLIPAGFAANDKQAVITYGETTYKNANYKNAVDTFFENQAHMDLKGVNSKIITAKEVNKISSTITGKQYNSNQIFSSALVNLNDNGNLKVTVDKSKITTITGNMYLSALKSSGITSGHVYVTSPVTATGESALTGIMNSYEVVTEVEIPDTVKKAANNEIYTQAEIVKESNVSADDLSNLVDDVKEKVQEENITDQPTIVNIINNYTIKYNINITDSDIENLAESIVQLQNAQEDIENYQTELNNALNSTNANLNTGFLEGLFN; via the coding sequence ATGGGTAAGATTAACATTAAAATGATTATTTTATCAATAGCCATTATAGGAATGCTTATCCCTGCAGGATTTGCAGCTAATGATAAACAGGCCGTAATAACCTATGGTGAAACTACATACAAAAATGCAAATTACAAGAATGCCGTTGATACATTCTTTGAAAATCAGGCACATATGGATTTAAAAGGAGTGAATTCAAAAATAATTACTGCAAAGGAAGTAAATAAAATCTCAAGTACAATAACCGGAAAGCAGTATAACTCAAATCAGATTTTCTCCTCAGCATTAGTTAATTTAAACGACAATGGAAACCTTAAGGTTACTGTAGATAAATCCAAAATCACTACAATAACCGGAAATATGTACTTATCTGCATTGAAATCCTCTGGAATCACAAGCGGACATGTTTACGTAACCAGCCCAGTTACAGCCACCGGCGAATCTGCATTGACCGGCATTATGAATTCCTATGAAGTTGTCACAGAAGTTGAAATACCTGATACTGTTAAAAAGGCAGCAAACAATGAAATTTACACACAGGCAGAAATTGTAAAAGAATCCAATGTTAGCGCTGATGACTTATCTAACTTAGTTGACGATGTTAAAGAAAAAGTTCAGGAGGAAAACATTACCGATCAGCCAACTATCGTTAATATAATCAACAACTACACAATTAAATACAATATTAACATTACCGACAGTGACATTGAAAACCTTGCAGAAAGTATTGTACAGCTACAAAATGCTCAGGAAGACATCGAAAATTACCAGACCGAACTGAATAATGCTTTAAACAGTACAAATGCTAACTTAAATACAGGATTTTTAGAAGGACTATTTAACTAA
- the map gene encoding type II methionyl aminopeptidase, whose product MIESYIKAGKIVSNIREEASKMIEDGNLVIDLVKYVESEILNNGAEIAFPCNVSINEIAAHYTSPLGDATAFKAGDMVKLDLGAMVDGCIADSAVTIIAGGNIDENYTQDEINLHEEIKDASAAGLEAAIATARAGVEVSKIGAAVHEAISQYHLNPIFNLTGHSLEQYNLHAGISIPNYDNHDNYVLEEGQAIAIEPFATNGEGIVNDAPGHYIFSYMANKPFRMKTTQKVLKYIQHNHQYVPFSGRWISEEFGERKGGIGLKQLSEAMAIYPYAPLREKEGCFVSQKEHTVIIEKEGCTVTTI is encoded by the coding sequence ATGATAGAGTCTTATATTAAAGCTGGAAAGATTGTTTCAAACATTCGTGAAGAAGCTTCAAAGATGATTGAAGATGGAAATTTAGTTATTGATCTTGTAAAGTATGTAGAAAGCGAAATATTAAATAATGGCGCTGAAATCGCATTTCCGTGTAATGTATCAATAAATGAAATAGCAGCACATTATACATCACCTCTCGGTGATGCGACTGCATTTAAAGCAGGAGACATGGTGAAATTAGATTTGGGTGCAATGGTCGATGGCTGTATTGCCGATTCAGCAGTTACAATTATCGCTGGCGGAAACATTGATGAAAATTATACCCAAGACGAGATTAATCTCCATGAAGAAATTAAAGATGCATCAGCAGCAGGTCTTGAAGCTGCAATTGCCACAGCCAGAGCAGGAGTAGAAGTTTCAAAAATAGGAGCTGCAGTTCATGAAGCCATTTCACAGTATCATCTAAATCCGATTTTCAATTTGACAGGCCATAGCCTGGAACAGTATAATCTGCATGCAGGAATTTCAATTCCAAACTATGACAATCATGACAATTATGTTTTAGAAGAAGGCCAGGCCATTGCAATCGAACCATTTGCAACAAATGGAGAAGGGATTGTAAATGATGCTCCAGGGCATTATATTTTTTCATATATGGCGAACAAACCATTCAGGATGAAAACAACACAAAAAGTTTTAAAATACATTCAGCACAACCACCAATACGTTCCTTTTTCAGGAAGATGGATTAGTGAAGAATTTGGAGAACGAAAAGGAGGAATTGGTTTAAAGCAATTATCAGAAGCAATGGCCATTTATCCTTATGCGCCGCTTCGTGAAAAAGAAGGCTGTTTTGTAAGTCAAAAAGAACATACAGTCATTATAGAAAAAGAAGGTTGCACCGTTACAACTATTTAG
- the frhB gene encoding coenzyme F420 hydrogenase subunit beta: MPLGTYKEAISARSTEKKILDVSQDGGIVSALLCYALDEGIIEGAVVAGTPDDDWRPIPTVVTSSDEVIAAAGTKYSMSPTLSALKEATRQYGLEKLGVVATPCQVQGLRKAQAYPFTRFVADKIKLIVGIYCMENFPMASLDTFATAKLGFDSLTDATKMDIGKGKFWLTKDGEDSGLAIKETHGYEQAGCNICNDYVAEWADVSTGSVGSPDGWSTVLTRTDDGNNIFKAAVSAGLIETKPIDEVKPGLPLLEKLAKDKKDKNNAERERRAKMGVKIPAIY, translated from the coding sequence ATGCCATTAGGTACTTATAAAGAAGCAATCTCAGCTAGATCTACTGAGAAAAAAATTCTAGATGTATCACAAGACGGAGGAATTGTATCTGCATTGCTCTGTTATGCACTTGATGAGGGAATAATCGAAGGTGCAGTTGTAGCTGGAACTCCTGATGATGATTGGAGACCTATTCCTACTGTAGTAACTTCTTCTGATGAAGTAATTGCTGCTGCTGGAACTAAATATTCAATGTCTCCTACTTTATCTGCTTTAAAAGAAGCAACCCGTCAATACGGTCTTGAAAAACTTGGAGTTGTAGCAACACCATGTCAGGTCCAAGGTTTAAGAAAAGCACAAGCTTACCCATTCACTAGATTTGTCGCCGATAAAATTAAATTAATCGTCGGAATCTACTGTATGGAAAACTTCCCTATGGCTTCTCTTGATACCTTTGCTACTGCAAAATTAGGATTTGACAGCTTAACCGATGCTACTAAAATGGACATCGGTAAAGGAAAATTCTGGTTAACCAAAGACGGCGAAGACTCTGGTTTAGCTATTAAAGAAACTCACGGTTACGAACAAGCAGGATGTAACATTTGTAATGACTATGTTGCTGAATGGGCTGATGTATCCACCGGTTCTGTAGGATCTCCAGACGGATGGTCTACTGTTTTAACCAGAACTGACGATGGTAACAACATATTTAAAGCTGCAGTTTCTGCTGGTTTAATTGAAACAAAACCAATCGATGAAGTAAAACCTGGTCTTCCTTTGCTTGAAAAATTAGCTAAAGATAAAAAAGACAAAAACAATGCAGAACGTGAAAGAAGAGCAAAAATGGGAGTTAAAATCCCAGCTATTTATTAA
- the frhG gene encoding coenzyme F420 hydrogenase subunit gamma → MFDKLKKAFGGSSEPKAPKVEEKVEEVVPAPAEEPKAASSKPRIGYIHLSGCTGDAMSLTENYDILSTVLTDMVDIVYGQTLVDKWIHGTFAEEMPEMDLCLIEGSVCLQDEHSVHELLEARKKSGLIAAFGSCAITGCFTTYSRGGQQAQPKHESFLPINSLVKVDLALPGCPVAPEMIAKAVVALCEGDLDYLKPAMDWAACDKGCGCDVLTNVIRQGLCTGCGTCALACPTRAMGFAEGRPSCDKDRCIKCGSCYMMCPRSWLPEGRIKKETGL, encoded by the coding sequence ATGTTTGATAAATTAAAAAAGGCTTTTGGTGGTTCATCCGAACCTAAAGCTCCAAAAGTAGAGGAAAAAGTTGAAGAAGTTGTTCCTGCACCTGCAGAAGAACCTAAAGCAGCTTCATCAAAACCACGTATTGGTTACATACACTTAAGTGGTTGTACTGGGGATGCAATGTCTTTAACCGAAAATTATGACATCCTATCCACAGTTTTAACAGATATGGTTGACATCGTATACGGACAAACTTTAGTTGATAAATGGATTCACGGAACCTTTGCTGAAGAAATGCCTGAAATGGACTTATGTTTAATTGAAGGATCAGTTTGTTTACAAGATGAACACAGTGTACACGAACTTTTAGAAGCTAGGAAAAAATCCGGTTTAATCGCAGCATTCGGATCTTGTGCGATTACCGGTTGTTTCACCACATACTCTCGCGGTGGACAACAAGCTCAACCTAAACATGAATCTTTCTTACCAATTAATTCATTAGTTAAAGTTGACCTTGCACTTCCAGGTTGTCCTGTAGCTCCTGAAATGATTGCAAAAGCTGTTGTTGCATTATGTGAAGGTGACTTAGACTACTTAAAACCGGCAATGGATTGGGCTGCATGTGATAAAGGATGCGGTTGTGACGTATTAACCAATGTTATTAGACAAGGATTATGTACTGGTTGTGGAACTTGCGCTCTTGCTTGTCCAACTAGAGCAATGGGCTTCGCAGAAGGTAGACCTAGCTGTGATAAAGACAGATGTATCAAATGCGGATCTTGTTACATGATGTGTCCAAGGTCATGGTTACCTGAAGGAAGAATCAAAAAGGAAACAGGACTTTAG
- a CDS encoding hydrogenase maturation protease → MPYDSDIIVIGCGNILFKDDGFGPILINLLQKYFNDKNDYYDPAVTSYVEEEFDGDVLNIIKGKFNGLTLPDGVQFIDGGTAAPMNFFPLYNEYDWKKLIVIDVVESNAEPGTVGVFDPNAMQVGKYDNPHGMTVEEPLQKIAEKCEVVIVGCKPECIPTPDVEVGLSESVEKAIPEAIDIILNEIGVK, encoded by the coding sequence ATGCCTTATGATTCGGACATAATAGTTATTGGATGCGGAAATATCTTATTTAAGGATGACGGTTTCGGTCCAATTTTAATTAATCTTTTACAGAAATACTTTAATGATAAAAATGATTATTATGATCCGGCAGTTACTTCGTATGTTGAAGAAGAATTTGATGGTGATGTTCTAAACATTATTAAAGGAAAATTTAATGGTTTAACTTTACCGGATGGAGTTCAGTTTATTGATGGGGGAACTGCTGCACCAATGAATTTCTTCCCTTTGTATAATGAATATGACTGGAAAAAATTAATTGTTATTGATGTAGTTGAATCCAATGCTGAACCCGGCACAGTAGGTGTATTTGACCCTAATGCTATGCAGGTGGGCAAATATGATAATCCTCATGGTATGACTGTTGAAGAACCTCTTCAGAAAATCGCTGAAAAATGTGAAGTCGTAATTGTTGGTTGTAAACCCGAATGTATTCCAACACCTGATGTTGAAGTAGGGTTATCTGAATCTGTTGAAAAGGCAATTCCTGAAGCTATTGATATTATTTTAAATGAAATTGGGGTAAAATAA
- the frhA gene encoding coenzyme F420 hydrogenase subunit alpha: MKDRVVISPTSRQEGHAELVMEVDDKGIVTKGMYLSITPVRGLEKMVLDKAPESAPVLCQRICGVCPIPHTLASAEAMDMALGIEIPKTAKLLRRATLAAHGINSAAIHHFLIAPDFVPDNLFTTAVDSVSEVRKTVQYVVDMIAGEGIHPSDVRVGGMARNITPFTKERLIERMTALRPKLEEHVELIKNCVVEKGLPDDLGVVDRPLLATDASYGVNEFDMDIFSECLPEAWYDDPEIGKKACTTIPLLNGEHVETGPRARMEKFAGFKGKGVNAQHVARADEMLLNYDACMEALDAIDPAAPANVSYDKRGTGELGFGVIEGPRGTNVHMAKVVDGKTKFYSAIVPTTWNIPTMGPAIEGFHHEYGPHVIRAYDPCLSCATHVMVVDDEDKSILKNEMVRI; encoded by the coding sequence TTGAAAGATAGAGTTGTTATATCTCCTACATCTCGTCAAGAGGGCCATGCCGAATTAGTCATGGAAGTAGATGACAAGGGGATAGTTACAAAAGGTATGTATTTAAGTATAACTCCTGTTAGGGGTTTAGAAAAGATGGTTCTTGACAAAGCTCCTGAATCTGCTCCTGTTTTATGTCAAAGAATTTGTGGTGTTTGTCCGATTCCACACACTTTGGCTTCTGCAGAAGCAATGGACATGGCATTAGGAATCGAAATTCCTAAAACTGCTAAATTGTTAAGAAGAGCTACTTTAGCAGCACATGGTATTAACAGTGCAGCTATTCACCACTTCTTAATCGCACCTGATTTTGTACCTGATAACTTATTCACCACTGCTGTTGACAGTGTAAGTGAAGTAAGAAAAACAGTACAATATGTTGTGGATATGATTGCTGGTGAAGGTATCCACCCATCAGATGTTAGAGTTGGGGGAATGGCTAGAAACATCACTCCTTTCACTAAAGAAAGATTAATTGAAAGAATGACTGCGCTTAGACCAAAACTCGAAGAACACGTTGAATTAATCAAAAACTGTGTTGTAGAAAAAGGTTTACCTGATGATTTAGGTGTAGTTGACAGACCGTTATTGGCAACAGATGCATCTTATGGTGTAAATGAATTTGATATGGATATTTTCTCCGAATGTTTGCCTGAAGCTTGGTATGACGATCCTGAGATTGGTAAAAAAGCTTGTACTACAATTCCATTACTTAATGGTGAGCATGTTGAAACCGGTCCTAGGGCAAGAATGGAAAAATTCGCCGGATTCAAAGGTAAAGGTGTAAACGCACAACACGTAGCTCGTGCTGATGAAATGTTATTAAACTATGATGCATGTATGGAAGCTTTAGATGCAATTGATCCTGCTGCTCCAGCTAATGTAAGTTATGATAAAAGAGGAACTGGTGAACTTGGTTTCGGTGTAATCGAAGGTCCTAGAGGAACAAACGTTCACATGGCTAAAGTCGTTGACGGCAAAACCAAATTCTACTCTGCTATTGTACCAACTACCTGGAACATTCCAACCATGGGTCCTGCAATAGAAGGATTCCATCATGAGTACGGACCACACGTTATCAGAGCATACGACCCTTGTTTATCATGTGCTACTCACGTAATGGTTGTTGATGATGAAGATAAATCCATTCTTAAAAATGAAATGGTGAGAATATAA
- a CDS encoding endoglucanase, with product MDKSNIIISIIIVLCVAAAVAAYGITNSDNPIFSGLSSIPSDSNVGDGIGNTTPGNNSNSPISADTSGGSSAGSSSGSGTGSGSGSGSGSGSGGGSGSGGSGSGSGGGSSRTHLSHSEAKNIASNAVQEAGCYVGNGKYSDGYWYFTVYDQSGNNVDTISVNDKTGATGRG from the coding sequence TTGGATAAATCAAACATAATTATCTCAATTATTATCGTTTTATGTGTTGCAGCAGCAGTAGCTGCTTACGGCATCACAAATAGTGATAATCCAATCTTCTCTGGATTATCAAGCATACCGAGCGATAGTAATGTAGGAGACGGAATAGGAAATACTACTCCTGGAAATAATAGTAACAGTCCAATATCAGCTGACACATCCGGCGGTTCTAGTGCAGGATCCAGTTCAGGAAGCGGAACTGGAAGTGGCTCAGGAAGCGGATCCGGCAGTGGCTCAGGTGGTGGATCTGGAAGCGGCGGGTCTGGAAGCGGATCTGGTGGTGGTAGCAGTAGAACACATTTATCTCATTCAGAAGCTAAAAATATTGCAAGCAATGCTGTTCAAGAAGCAGGATGTTATGTTGGAAATGGAAAATATTCCGATGGATACTGGTATTTCACAGTTTATGACCAATCAGGCAATAACGTTGATACCATAAGTGTAAATGATAAAACTGGAGCTACTGGAAGAGGTTAA